A stretch of Spirochaeta cellobiosiphila DSM 17781 DNA encodes these proteins:
- a CDS encoding LptF/LptG family permease — MRRSYTKIYIYISKELIFSFLVSFLFFFFLFFVNQILVLAEVILSKRIPLWDVLLLIFFSLPAIIALSAPFGSLVGALMTVGRLSSDNEILSMQAVGVSLPRIFIPIFCLSIIISLMSFIVNDYFLPLGILNFNKHYKKIVYQMPQLELESYMVKKINDTVLITGDVKDNLINNLLIIDKDTEKNNRVISSSSAELIKGDKNSDILSLKLLDVLGLTPDKKVKNDFEYFESDKMLYNILLKDLTNQVQNLSPREMSSYDVYQEIKKKEKDFLVKKTENRRSIDKNFFDLSVAYSSSTSESVDLKRYRYDDTDLKRKLRTLERSKMKIKEDRSIHSWKLEFNQKFSLPFSCIVFTFIAFPIGLFSKRSGRSVGFGIGVLLSLIYWGLLVSGRTLGYKANLNPVISMWTPNILMFTLGLILFSIRLKR; from the coding sequence ATGAGAAGAAGTTATACAAAAATTTACATATATATAAGTAAAGAACTTATTTTCAGTTTTCTCGTTAGTTTTCTGTTTTTTTTCTTTTTATTTTTTGTTAATCAGATACTAGTTTTAGCTGAAGTTATACTATCCAAAAGAATACCCCTGTGGGATGTCCTCTTATTAATTTTTTTTAGTCTACCGGCGATTATTGCTTTATCAGCTCCTTTTGGATCCTTGGTGGGAGCTTTGATGACAGTTGGCCGTTTATCATCAGATAACGAAATATTATCTATGCAAGCTGTAGGGGTATCATTACCTAGGATATTTATTCCGATTTTTTGCTTATCTATTATTATTTCCTTAATGAGCTTTATAGTTAATGACTATTTTTTACCTTTGGGAATACTTAACTTCAATAAACACTATAAGAAAATAGTCTACCAAATGCCTCAATTAGAACTAGAATCTTATATGGTCAAAAAAATTAATGATACTGTACTAATAACAGGAGATGTAAAGGACAATCTTATCAATAATCTTCTTATCATTGATAAAGATACAGAAAAAAATAATCGTGTTATATCTTCATCCTCAGCTGAGTTGATAAAAGGAGATAAAAATAGCGATATATTAAGTCTTAAATTACTTGATGTCTTAGGTCTGACACCTGATAAAAAAGTGAAAAATGACTTTGAATATTTTGAAAGTGATAAAATGTTATATAATATTTTACTTAAAGATTTAACAAATCAAGTACAAAACCTCTCACCAAGAGAAATGAGTTCGTATGATGTTTATCAAGAGATAAAAAAGAAAGAAAAAGATTTTTTAGTTAAGAAGACAGAGAATAGAAGGTCAATTGATAAGAATTTTTTTGATTTAAGTGTAGCTTATTCCAGTAGTACTTCTGAATCCGTAGATTTAAAGCGGTATAGATATGATGACACAGATCTAAAAAGAAAACTTAGAACTTTAGAACGATCTAAAATGAAGATAAAAGAAGATCGTTCTATTCATAGTTGGAAATTAGAATTTAATCAGAAATTTAGCCTTCCTTTTTCATGTATTGTTTTTACCTTTATTGCGTTTCCTATTGGATTATTTAGCAAACGTAGCGGCCGATCTGTTGGTTTTGGAATTGGTGTTTTATTATCACTCATATATTGGGGACTATTGGTTAGTGGAAGAACTTTGGGGTATAAAGCAAATTTGAACCCGGTGATTTCCATGTGGACGCCTAATATTTTGATGTTTACATTAGGATTAATCCTCTTTAGTATCAGGTTAAAACGATGA
- a CDS encoding LptF/LptG family permease, producing MILQKMLLKKILPVFIVAVFFFVTILELLDLFTNLWRYLQNEVNLVQVAYLALLYLPKCVSFSLPVALLFAVSFSLGDLYANNELIAVFGSGVSLLYLTIPVFILGLLISVTGLIFDNYVVIPTYKNKNNLSRELLHQQTNYSNSNVIKMSQEGRIVYFANYYNDKTKTLSGLIYLERNSDGTILRRIDADYAEYRNTQWTFNKARVFLKSSENEVYFEEDYDQISEEKFNEDPEVFKKQTTDIDEMNLTEAKEYIHFLQKGNLPYKVALTDYYNRFAFAFTPFIVAFISCALGGRFKKNILLMSLLSSLIIGVGYYVIQLVTVIMAKLDILPPAFGAWFGVIFVFIFGVFLFSKAKT from the coding sequence ATGATACTACAAAAAATGCTTTTAAAGAAAATTCTACCTGTATTTATTGTAGCCGTTTTTTTCTTTGTAACCATATTAGAATTACTGGATTTATTTACTAATTTATGGAGATATCTTCAAAATGAAGTCAATTTAGTACAGGTCGCATATCTTGCTTTATTATATCTACCTAAATGTGTATCCTTTTCCTTACCAGTAGCTTTGTTGTTTGCTGTATCATTTTCTTTAGGTGATTTATATGCAAATAATGAGCTTATAGCTGTATTTGGTTCTGGCGTCTCATTACTATATCTGACCATCCCCGTTTTTATATTAGGTTTACTCATATCTGTCACTGGTCTTATTTTTGATAATTATGTAGTTATTCCTACTTACAAAAATAAAAATAATCTATCTAGAGAATTATTACATCAACAAACTAATTATAGTAATTCCAATGTTATCAAAATGAGTCAGGAAGGGAGAATCGTATATTTTGCTAATTATTACAATGATAAAACAAAAACATTATCAGGCCTTATCTACCTTGAAAGAAATAGCGATGGTACTATCCTCAGACGAATTGATGCTGATTATGCAGAATATAGAAATACACAGTGGACATTTAATAAAGCGAGAGTTTTCTTAAAATCTTCTGAGAATGAAGTTTATTTCGAAGAAGATTATGATCAAATATCTGAAGAGAAATTCAATGAAGATCCTGAAGTTTTTAAAAAACAAACAACAGATATTGATGAGATGAATTTAACTGAAGCAAAAGAGTATATTCATTTCTTGCAAAAAGGTAATCTTCCCTATAAAGTAGCTCTGACTGATTATTACAATAGGTTTGCCTTTGCTTTTACACCCTTTATTGTGGCTTTCATTTCTTGTGCCTTGGGTGGAAGATTTAAAAAAAATATTCTATTAATGAGTCTGTTATCCAGTCTTATTATAGGAGTTGGATATTATGTAATCCAATTAGTTACTGTAATAATGGCAAAACTTGATATATTACCACCTGCATTTGGTGCATGGTTTGGTGTGATTTTTGTCTTCATCTTTGGAGTCTTTTTATTCTCCAAGGCTAAAACATAG
- the tgt gene encoding tRNA guanosine(34) transglycosylase Tgt, with product MFTIKETDGKARNGVMHLPHGDVQTPAFMPVGTNGAVKAISHKGIEEIGPNLILGNTYHLYLRPGIEIIKKAGSLHKFANWNHNILTDSGGFQVFSLAPFRKIKEEGVRFRSHIDGAYHELSPEKVVDIQTIFRSDIMMPLDVCTAPGIDYRQALEASDRTTRWAARSMAQRKEAPDDYLGKLFLIIQGNFYEDLRRKSTDEILELDSPGVAIGGLSVGEPFEEFLKHLEMTASYLPSEKPHYLMGIGTPEYIFAAVENGIDIFDCVYPTRIARNGTVFTRNGIIALKRKEYETDFTPIDPGCTCHACQTYSKSYLRHLFKAKEILGPMMTTIHNLHFLHQMMIEIRQSIREGHFHSFKESFFRQYGQK from the coding sequence ATGTTTACAATTAAGGAAACCGATGGTAAAGCACGAAATGGGGTTATGCATCTTCCACATGGAGATGTGCAAACTCCTGCATTTATGCCTGTCGGTACTAATGGTGCTGTCAAAGCCATTAGTCATAAAGGTATTGAGGAAATTGGGCCTAACTTAATACTTGGTAATACTTATCATCTTTATTTACGTCCAGGTATAGAAATTATTAAAAAAGCAGGAAGTCTACATAAATTTGCCAATTGGAATCACAATATTTTAACAGACTCAGGCGGATTCCAGGTATTTTCCTTGGCGCCTTTTCGCAAAATAAAAGAAGAAGGAGTGAGATTCCGTTCTCATATAGATGGAGCTTATCATGAGCTCAGCCCGGAAAAGGTAGTTGATATACAAACCATATTCCGCTCAGATATTATGATGCCACTTGATGTTTGTACAGCACCCGGTATTGATTATCGTCAAGCTTTAGAAGCCTCTGATAGAACTACTAGATGGGCTGCTAGAAGTATGGCTCAAAGAAAAGAAGCTCCCGATGACTATTTGGGAAAACTTTTCTTAATTATCCAAGGTAATTTTTACGAGGACTTAAGAAGAAAGTCTACCGACGAAATCCTTGAATTAGATTCACCAGGCGTGGCCATAGGGGGGTTATCTGTAGGAGAACCTTTTGAGGAGTTTTTAAAGCATTTAGAAATGACTGCCAGTTATTTACCCTCAGAAAAACCTCATTATCTCATGGGTATAGGAACTCCCGAGTATATTTTTGCAGCTGTAGAAAATGGAATCGATATCTTTGATTGTGTTTATCCTACGCGTATAGCCCGGAATGGAACAGTATTCACGAGAAACGGTATTATAGCTCTTAAAAGAAAAGAATATGAGACTGATTTTACACCCATCGATCCTGGTTGTACATGTCATGCCTGCCAAACATATTCTAAATCCTATCTTAGACATTTATTCAAGGCAAAGGAAATCCTTGGTCCCATGATGACAACTATACATAACTTGCATTTTTTACATCAAATGATGATTGAAATAAGACAAAGTATAAGAGAAGGTCATTTTCATTCCTTCAAAGAGAGTTTTTTTAGACAATATGGGCAAAAATAG
- the murJ gene encoding murein biosynthesis integral membrane protein MurJ, which yields MGKNRSTSRNTAIVMASTLLSRILGYVRTMILAKYFGITWIADVLNGVFNIPNNLRKLMAEGALSSAFIPSLSLAEKEDPKEAVKLTKSLLGFQLIVLIPLGLLVLFFSYPIINTLLVYDNEAKRVLASQIFKYFIWYLPLVSISAVIMAVLNVKGRFFLTSITPIIFSISVISSIIVFYKKLGPFGMVIGVLVGGVLQILIQLPVFFREKFSIIPSFNFQSPLMKKVLTNWLPIMVTSSIFTVNQLVAHNLASRLTEGSIAAFSYAIVFWQLPYGLFTNATTTVLFPKMSKEIANKEYEKAKSTMLRGLSNLISFQIPSSLYLFVAGLPLIAVSLQKGNFDLAGTILTNKVLIQFTIGLFFVGAYNFTNRYFYSQGNYFIPLKSSILVVICDVGLSIYLMHTKLGVAGLATANSISFIIGLFYLFANKGIKVSFHDVIPLLNTTVKCVVGSIVPLIGLIGFVYYLKGIWSQGSTIEGFTILAIGSLIYGLLTLTFYYLVKVDFIRELINKRRR from the coding sequence ATGGGCAAAAATAGATCTACATCACGTAATACTGCTATTGTAATGGCTAGTACTTTGCTTTCCCGTATTCTTGGATATGTTCGTACTATGATTTTAGCTAAGTATTTTGGGATAACATGGATTGCAGATGTTCTTAATGGGGTATTTAATATCCCCAATAACCTGCGGAAATTGATGGCTGAAGGTGCTTTATCAAGTGCCTTTATACCGTCTCTAAGTTTAGCTGAAAAGGAAGATCCTAAAGAAGCGGTTAAATTAACAAAATCACTTTTGGGATTCCAATTAATAGTACTTATACCTTTAGGTTTGCTTGTACTTTTCTTTTCTTATCCTATTATAAATACACTTTTAGTTTATGATAATGAGGCTAAACGCGTTTTGGCTTCGCAAATCTTTAAATATTTTATTTGGTATTTGCCATTGGTTTCCATAAGTGCTGTCATTATGGCAGTGTTAAATGTGAAGGGACGTTTTTTCTTAACATCTATTACTCCCATTATTTTTTCTATATCTGTCATAAGTTCTATAATTGTTTTTTATAAAAAATTAGGTCCTTTTGGTATGGTCATTGGAGTCTTAGTAGGAGGAGTATTACAGATACTCATCCAATTACCGGTATTCTTCCGCGAAAAATTTTCGATAATACCGTCTTTTAACTTTCAATCCCCCTTAATGAAGAAAGTTTTAACAAACTGGCTTCCTATTATGGTAACTTCTTCTATATTCACTGTAAATCAACTGGTTGCTCATAATTTAGCTTCCAGATTGACAGAAGGAAGTATTGCAGCCTTTAGTTATGCCATTGTTTTCTGGCAATTGCCCTATGGATTATTCACTAATGCTACTACTACTGTCTTATTTCCCAAGATGAGTAAGGAAATTGCTAATAAAGAATATGAAAAGGCAAAGTCTACAATGTTGAGAGGGTTAAGTAATCTTATAAGTTTTCAAATTCCTTCTTCTTTATATCTATTTGTAGCAGGTTTACCTTTAATCGCAGTGTCCTTACAGAAAGGAAACTTTGACCTTGCAGGAACAATTCTGACTAATAAGGTGCTTATTCAATTCACAATCGGATTATTTTTTGTCGGAGCCTATAATTTTACAAACCGATACTTCTATAGCCAAGGTAATTATTTCATACCTCTTAAATCTTCTATCCTCGTTGTAATATGTGATGTCGGATTAAGTATATATCTCATGCACACCAAATTAGGTGTTGCTGGTTTAGCTACAGCCAATTCCATATCTTTTATCATAGGCTTATTCTATTTATTTGCTAACAAGGGGATAAAGGTAAGCTTTCATGATGTAATTCCTCTTTTAAACACAACTGTCAAATGTGTAGTCGGATCTATAGTACCATTAATTGGATTAATTGGCTTTGTGTATTATCTTAAAGGTATATGGAGTCAAGGAAGTACTATTGAAGGGTTTACAATTCTAGCCATTGGGTCCTTAATCTATGGACTACTAACTCTAACTTTTTACTATTTGGTTAAAGTCGACTTTATACGTGAACTAATTAATAAGAGGCGCAGATGA
- a CDS encoding HEAT repeat domain-containing protein, with protein MIYLFLLISLLITPVYGDDDIKSIKQDRKDTIQFGIDDQVISLITDLKKEKEEEYNADLLKLLDQSSNTKLNNAILDLFKEQETDIAAEWALNALKTEAFDDQASILASLSYLRIIKYKDLRSVVDDYLEDEDRVISLEAIRDLGAVGDADDAKHLLDLLDDDDIDDSVRPEILRSLGRIHNIDTLERIIKIADSDEEDKDMRLAAIWALGEIETSESHNVLISIMTDQDPFIRTEALGALIKHKNEDLSELFIKSLRDSYWKIRIEALKGIGEKKYTEALDNVIYMARKDPVEKVQLQAMDTVGQFESGKGKSYLKELFENKDTKPKLRQKAFLVLLEHDKGSLKSSIEKVMKEEWDEDKSWILDVIGKNIATTKYSGFSSLYEKFLTHKNYIIQIYGLRGIENNNLTGMKNKIIPLAGEKQNGFLRKYAYSVLEEMGMSKDAVDKANESETKKNEPDA; from the coding sequence ATGATATATTTATTTCTTTTAATATCTTTGCTTATAACTCCTGTTTATGGTGATGATGATATAAAGAGCATTAAACAGGATCGTAAAGATACCATTCAATTCGGAATAGATGATCAAGTTATTAGTCTCATCACTGACTTAAAAAAAGAAAAGGAAGAAGAATATAATGCAGATTTGTTAAAACTACTGGATCAGTCATCAAATACTAAACTTAACAATGCCATACTTGATTTGTTCAAAGAGCAAGAGACTGATATCGCAGCAGAATGGGCCCTTAATGCCTTAAAGACTGAGGCTTTTGATGACCAAGCCTCGATATTAGCTAGTTTATCCTATCTTCGAATCATCAAGTATAAAGATTTACGTTCTGTAGTGGATGATTATTTAGAAGATGAAGACCGAGTTATTTCTTTAGAAGCCATACGAGATCTTGGAGCTGTTGGAGATGCTGATGATGCTAAGCACTTATTGGATTTATTAGATGATGACGATATAGACGATAGTGTTCGTCCTGAAATACTACGAAGCTTAGGACGTATTCATAATATAGACACTCTAGAACGTATTATTAAAATCGCTGATAGTGATGAAGAAGATAAGGATATGCGTTTGGCTGCAATATGGGCATTAGGAGAAATAGAGACTAGTGAAAGTCACAATGTCCTAATTTCCATTATGACTGATCAAGATCCCTTTATTAGGACGGAAGCTTTAGGCGCTTTAATTAAACATAAAAATGAAGATCTATCAGAACTATTTATTAAGTCCTTACGAGATTCTTACTGGAAGATTAGAATTGAAGCCCTTAAAGGAATAGGGGAGAAGAAATATACAGAGGCTCTGGATAATGTTATTTATATGGCTAGGAAGGATCCAGTCGAAAAGGTTCAACTTCAGGCTATGGATACTGTAGGTCAATTCGAATCGGGTAAAGGTAAAAGCTATCTCAAGGAATTATTTGAGAATAAAGATACTAAGCCTAAATTACGGCAAAAAGCTTTTCTTGTACTATTAGAACATGATAAGGGCAGTCTGAAGTCCTCAATTGAAAAAGTAATGAAAGAGGAATGGGATGAAGATAAATCATGGATACTAGATGTTATTGGTAAAAACATAGCAACAACAAAATATTCTGGATTCAGTAGCCTTTATGAAAAGTTTCTCACTCACAAGAATTATATCATCCAGATATATGGCTTAAGAGGTATTGAAAATAATAATCTAACAGGTATGAAGAATAAAATAATCCCTCTAGCAGGAGAAAAGCAAAACGGTTTTCTAAGAAAATATGCTTACTCCGTACTAGAAGAAATGGGCATGTCCAAGGATGCTGTAGACAAAGCCAATGAATCAGAAACTAAGAAGAACGAACCTGACGCATAA
- a CDS encoding vWA domain-containing protein, whose product MRQKLLLLVLLFSAHLLWAENKDVIVLMDTSSSMFDSYKDVNDYLFTDLLKKHLNIGDHFYFISFDEKPNLEITRQINSKADIEQTLNQLLLIQPLGEYTDLLLALDYLHQYTSDLAPESQKVILVLTDGIHDPPPGSSYVFNSQEALKEAIKKKGDILRQEGWNINLIQINEKQDDQIDIEVKDSTSDLVNTEEESSSQTDSKGKTSSSNSINPALNKEEPKDNSEPLGTNVYEDLSNELNTPVVNFEQTEDMSEKALGLPRITMERDLGIIKRSGKIKIHLINNTNQANLIKIRKLFVDNRNVLASPVDIFLDPQKERNIKLSVDFPSSIENGQQQDVFRFNFAKGFDATPNNFVITYELKENGFFDKNIVLIIATLFVGVLVIIILFSVFLKISHSMSLPLASRNREQENVVHNSRASYKEEQQKQTALVSDNDISSQTRNPSVKRTSLSTSGGSSSPTANSLPLRTEKKRSHVKKGQKISLASLSNNSDATDLSSPSPQHYGEQRRETPYKPPIMASLDENGLPKALLMRVFMEGGLVEQNRYQGNFNTKYFQDGQSHIVGGRNHSFKIFLKPINGYIGKITLENGHYNFYRNQSNNNVLNTEELIKDCVGVEIKVKSKTNQILSIYFEPYRSPLDELNALMRQVRSS is encoded by the coding sequence ATGCGCCAAAAACTATTATTATTAGTCCTATTATTTTCTGCACACCTACTGTGGGCAGAAAATAAGGACGTTATCGTTCTTATGGATACATCTTCGTCCATGTTTGACTCCTATAAAGATGTTAATGATTATCTTTTTACAGATCTTCTTAAGAAACATCTCAATATAGGAGATCACTTTTATTTTATTAGTTTTGATGAAAAACCAAATTTGGAGATTACACGTCAGATTAATTCAAAGGCTGATATAGAACAAACTCTAAACCAACTATTATTAATTCAACCATTAGGGGAATACACGGATCTATTATTAGCATTAGACTATCTACATCAGTATACCAGTGATTTAGCTCCTGAGAGCCAGAAAGTCATCCTCGTATTAACAGATGGAATACATGATCCTCCTCCAGGATCAAGTTATGTATTTAATTCTCAAGAGGCGTTGAAAGAGGCTATCAAGAAAAAGGGAGATATTCTTCGTCAGGAAGGATGGAATATTAATTTAATTCAGATCAATGAAAAGCAAGATGACCAGATTGATATTGAAGTTAAAGACTCTACTTCTGATTTAGTTAACACTGAGGAAGAGTCTTCTTCTCAAACTGATTCAAAGGGAAAGACGTCCTCCTCTAATAGTATTAATCCAGCATTAAACAAAGAAGAACCAAAAGATAATTCAGAACCTTTAGGTACAAATGTGTACGAGGATTTGTCTAATGAGTTAAATACTCCTGTTGTTAACTTTGAACAAACAGAAGATATGTCAGAAAAAGCTCTTGGTTTACCCAGAATTACAATGGAAAGGGATTTGGGGATTATTAAACGTTCTGGAAAAATTAAGATACATCTCATTAATAATACCAACCAAGCTAACTTAATTAAAATACGAAAACTATTTGTTGATAATCGTAATGTTTTGGCAAGTCCTGTTGATATTTTTCTAGATCCTCAAAAAGAAAGGAATATTAAACTATCTGTTGATTTCCCATCATCTATTGAGAATGGACAACAACAGGATGTGTTCCGGTTTAATTTTGCAAAAGGGTTTGATGCAACTCCTAATAACTTTGTGATAACTTATGAATTGAAAGAAAATGGCTTCTTCGATAAGAATATTGTTTTAATTATAGCTACTCTTTTTGTAGGTGTACTTGTTATTATTATATTGTTTTCTGTATTCTTAAAGATCTCTCATTCCATGTCTCTTCCTCTTGCTTCCCGTAATCGGGAACAGGAAAATGTGGTGCACAATTCCAGAGCTTCTTATAAGGAAGAACAACAAAAGCAAACAGCTTTGGTTAGTGATAATGATATCTCTTCACAGACCAGGAATCCTTCGGTGAAGAGAACGTCCTTATCTACTTCTGGAGGAAGTTCTTCTCCAACAGCTAATAGCCTACCACTACGTACAGAGAAAAAGAGATCTCATGTTAAAAAAGGTCAAAAGATAAGTCTTGCTTCTTTATCCAATAATTCTGATGCAACAGACTTGTCTTCACCCTCTCCACAACATTATGGAGAACAAAGAAGAGAAACCCCATATAAACCACCGATCATGGCTTCACTAGACGAGAATGGCTTACCAAAAGCTCTATTAATGAGGGTTTTTATGGAAGGCGGTTTAGTGGAACAAAATAGATATCAAGGGAATTTTAATACGAAATATTTTCAGGATGGTCAAAGCCATATAGTAGGTGGTCGTAATCATAGTTTTAAGATTTTTCTTAAACCTATAAATGGATACATTGGAAAGATAACATTAGAAAACGGTCATTATAACTTTTACCGTAATCAATCTAATAACAATGTACTTAATACAGAAGAGTTAATTAAAGATTGTGTTGGAGTGGAGATAAAAGTAAAATCTAAAACCAACCAGATACTTTCCATATATTTTGAACCTTACCGTTCACCTTTGGATGAACTAAATGCTCTTATGCGTCAGGTTCGTTCTTCTTAG